The following proteins come from a genomic window of Actinacidiphila yeochonensis CN732:
- a CDS encoding helix-turn-helix domain-containing protein has translation MSVMRQVTDQGEIAGPIPREFAAIMRPEIPSLLKEMAAEIVAAIPEYGHLLEGPNSRVIRIGIEQSIATFVDRVAAPTATTSLRDDLCRRFGRYEAYEGRSLDNLQAAYRIGCQVALRRVRAVGRRYNLSAGFMLTFADALFAYMGDLAELSREGYVQALAELGEEPDNRRRRLLRRILGGTAVARSALAELAEHCGWRLPDQMTMVAIAPGTRPRRQALDPDMLQDFADPEPHLLVPGPLTDERRASLTEALGGCRAAVGLTTGLGEAADSLRWARHTLALAGTGVLTGDPLLLSEDHLLPLWLLGDPALADQMSAKYLAPLADLTAAQRARLIDTLRIWLTTRGTAAQVAEQLGVHPQTVRYRLRILDRAFGDQLVHPDERFATEIALRALHLRGGSAPARTPRRPARPRVPKTR, from the coding sequence ATGTCCGTCATGCGGCAGGTCACGGACCAGGGGGAGATCGCGGGGCCGATACCACGGGAGTTCGCCGCCATCATGCGCCCGGAAATCCCGAGTCTCTTAAAAGAGATGGCCGCTGAAATCGTCGCAGCGATCCCCGAATACGGGCACCTCCTGGAGGGCCCGAACAGCCGGGTGATCCGCATCGGCATCGAGCAGAGCATCGCCACTTTCGTGGACCGGGTCGCCGCCCCCACCGCCACCACCTCGCTGCGCGACGACCTGTGCCGGCGGTTCGGCCGCTACGAGGCGTACGAGGGCCGCAGCCTCGACAACCTCCAGGCGGCCTACCGGATCGGCTGCCAGGTGGCGCTGCGCCGGGTGCGCGCGGTGGGCCGCCGCTACAACCTGTCGGCGGGCTTCATGCTCACCTTCGCCGACGCCCTCTTCGCGTACATGGGCGATCTGGCCGAACTCTCCCGCGAGGGCTACGTCCAGGCGCTGGCCGAACTCGGCGAGGAGCCCGACAACCGGCGCCGGCGGCTGCTGCGCCGCATTCTCGGCGGCACCGCGGTGGCCCGCAGCGCGCTGGCCGAACTCGCCGAGCACTGCGGCTGGCGGCTGCCGGACCAGATGACCATGGTGGCCATCGCCCCGGGCACCCGGCCGCGCCGCCAGGCCCTGGACCCGGACATGCTCCAGGACTTCGCCGACCCGGAGCCGCACCTGCTGGTGCCGGGCCCGCTGACCGACGAGCGCCGCGCCAGCCTCACCGAGGCGCTGGGCGGCTGCCGGGCGGCGGTCGGGCTCACCACCGGGCTGGGCGAGGCCGCGGACTCGCTGCGCTGGGCCCGGCACACCCTCGCGCTGGCCGGTACCGGCGTCCTGACGGGCGACCCGCTGCTGCTGAGCGAGGACCACCTGCTGCCGCTGTGGCTGCTGGGCGATCCGGCACTGGCCGACCAGATGTCCGCCAAGTACCTCGCGCCGCTGGCCGATCTGACGGCCGCCCAGCGCGCCCGGCTCATCGACACCCTGCGGATCTGGCTGACCACCCGGGGCACCGCGGCGCAGGTCGCCGAGCAGCTCGGCGTGCACCCGCAGACGGTCCGCTACCGGCTGCGCATCCTGGACCGGGCCTTCGGCGACCAGCTCGTCCACCCCGACGAGCGGTTCGCCACCGAGATCGCGTTACGGGCCCTGCACCTGCGCGGCGGCAGCGCCCCCGCCCGCACCCCGCGGCGCCCCGCCCGCCCCCGGGTGCCGAAGACGCGCTGA
- a CDS encoding LacI family DNA-binding transcriptional regulator encodes MTRRLAEVAKKVGVSEATVSRVLNGKPGVSDATRAAVLTALDVLGYERPTQLRGERARLVGMVMPELQNPIFPAFAEVVGGALAQQGFTPVLCTQTAGGVSEADYVELLLQQHVSGVVFFGGLYAQAESPHDHYARLAERNLPTVLMNAAIDHLDFPRVSCDDGVAVEQAMNHLISLGHQRIAMVLGPPDHVPSRRKLSAARRVDPSVTVEHALFTLEGGQAAASRLLGRGITAFICASDLLALGTIRAARRRRLSVPEDVSVIGYDDSSLMNCTEPPLTTVRQPIEAMGRAAVDLLAGEISGTPVDHDELFFEPELVVRGSTGPARDASARIPHPDRANV; translated from the coding sequence ATGACACGACGACTTGCTGAGGTGGCGAAGAAGGTCGGGGTGAGCGAGGCCACCGTCAGCCGGGTGCTGAACGGTAAGCCGGGCGTCTCCGACGCGACCCGGGCCGCGGTCCTCACCGCCCTCGACGTGCTCGGGTACGAACGGCCCACCCAGCTGCGCGGCGAACGCGCCCGGCTGGTCGGCATGGTCATGCCCGAGCTGCAGAACCCGATCTTCCCCGCCTTCGCGGAGGTCGTCGGCGGGGCGCTCGCCCAGCAGGGGTTCACCCCGGTGCTGTGCACCCAGACCGCGGGCGGCGTGTCGGAGGCCGACTACGTGGAACTGCTGCTCCAGCAGCACGTGTCCGGCGTGGTCTTCTTCGGCGGCCTCTACGCCCAGGCCGAGTCGCCGCACGACCACTACGCCCGGCTCGCCGAGCGGAACCTGCCGACGGTGCTGATGAACGCGGCCATCGACCACCTCGACTTCCCCCGGGTGTCGTGCGACGACGGGGTGGCCGTCGAGCAGGCCATGAACCACCTGATCTCGCTCGGCCACCAGCGGATCGCCATGGTGCTGGGCCCGCCGGACCACGTGCCGTCCCGCCGCAAGCTGTCGGCGGCCCGCCGCGTCGACCCCTCGGTGACCGTGGAGCACGCGCTGTTCACCCTGGAGGGCGGCCAGGCCGCGGCCAGCCGGCTGCTGGGGCGCGGCATCACGGCGTTCATCTGCGCCTCCGACCTGCTCGCGCTGGGCACCATCCGGGCCGCGCGGCGCCGCCGGCTGTCGGTGCCGGAGGACGTGTCGGTGATCGGGTACGACGACTCCTCGCTGATGAACTGCACCGAGCCCCCGCTGACCACGGTCCGCCAGCCGATCGAGGCGATGGGACGGGCCGCCGTGGACCTGCTGGCCGGGGAGATCAGCGGAACCCCCGTCGACCACGACGAGCTGTTCTTCGAGCCCGAGTTGGTGGTGCGCGGCTCCACCGGCCCGGCCCGCGACGCCTCCGCCCGCATCCCGCATCCGGACCGCGCCAACGTCTGA
- a CDS encoding ABC transporter substrate-binding protein, translating into MSRTGYRRLVAVALVAGIGLTGAACSNSKGGNSGGNSGGGKADKASASTPLDPKTKVTISVDCEPPVTKKAERKEWTEDVAAFNKIYPNVTIKSIDTYPCEDTDKFTAQLQGKTEANVFYSYVTDLNQVLDAGQAADITPYVTATSVPNLPNIDKGALDILTDSGKLYGLPTTNYSMGLIYNRKIFQEAGLDPNSPPTTWDQVRQDAKTIQDKLGSKGIHGFFEYGAGNQGGWHLTSALYGEGNSVVSADGTKATFNSPEAKQILQTIHDMRWVDHSTPDSPGKAWGESQKAMGAGQIGMYLAAPDDITLMVQQYGGNYEDLGMGPIPGEKTSLSGGNDYFFKSSDTPDQIKAGIAWLNFKFLTNGKGQFDYARTKADGLPVGLPQPFFFTGPAKATDTADKTKYATVPVQNFTSYVDAQVPVKGEPPNAQKLYTVLDTVMSGVLTNKNANIDKLLSTAEGQANQLLAAGQ; encoded by the coding sequence ATGAGCAGAACCGGCTACCGCCGACTGGTCGCAGTCGCGCTTGTCGCAGGCATCGGGCTGACCGGCGCCGCGTGTTCGAACAGCAAGGGCGGCAACTCCGGCGGCAACTCCGGGGGCGGCAAGGCCGACAAGGCGAGCGCCTCCACCCCCTTGGACCCGAAGACCAAGGTCACCATCAGTGTCGACTGCGAGCCGCCGGTCACCAAGAAGGCGGAGCGCAAGGAGTGGACCGAGGACGTCGCGGCGTTCAACAAGATCTACCCGAACGTCACGATCAAGAGCATCGACACCTACCCCTGCGAGGACACCGACAAGTTCACGGCGCAGCTCCAGGGCAAGACCGAGGCGAACGTCTTCTACAGCTACGTCACCGACCTCAACCAGGTCCTCGACGCCGGCCAGGCCGCGGACATCACGCCGTACGTGACCGCCACGTCGGTGCCCAACCTGCCGAACATCGACAAGGGCGCCCTCGACATCCTCACCGACAGCGGCAAGCTGTACGGCCTGCCGACCACGAACTACTCGATGGGCCTGATCTACAACCGCAAGATCTTCCAGGAGGCGGGGCTCGACCCGAACAGCCCGCCCACCACCTGGGACCAGGTCCGCCAGGACGCCAAGACCATCCAGGACAAGCTCGGCAGCAAGGGCATCCACGGCTTCTTCGAGTACGGCGCCGGCAACCAGGGCGGCTGGCACCTGACCTCCGCGCTGTACGGCGAGGGCAACAGCGTGGTCAGTGCCGACGGCACCAAGGCCACCTTCAACTCGCCCGAGGCGAAGCAGATCCTGCAGACCATCCACGACATGCGCTGGGTCGACCACAGCACGCCGGACAGCCCCGGCAAGGCGTGGGGCGAGAGCCAGAAGGCGATGGGCGCCGGCCAGATCGGCATGTACCTGGCCGCGCCGGACGACATCACGCTGATGGTGCAGCAGTACGGCGGCAACTACGAGGACCTCGGCATGGGCCCGATCCCCGGCGAGAAGACCTCACTGAGCGGCGGCAACGACTACTTCTTCAAGTCGTCCGACACCCCCGACCAGATCAAGGCCGGCATCGCCTGGCTCAACTTCAAGTTCCTCACCAACGGCAAGGGCCAGTTCGACTACGCCCGCACCAAGGCGGACGGCCTGCCGGTCGGCCTGCCGCAGCCGTTCTTCTTCACCGGCCCGGCGAAGGCCACCGACACCGCGGACAAGACCAAGTACGCCACCGTCCCGGTGCAGAACTTCACGTCCTACGTGGACGCGCAGGTGCCGGTGAAGGGCGAGCCGCCGAACGCGCAGAAGCTGTACACCGTCCTCGACACCGTGATGTCGGGCGTGCTGACCAACAAGAACGCGAACATCGACAAGCTGCTGTCCACCGCCGAGGGCCAGGCCAACCAGCTGCTGGCCGCCGGCCAGTAG
- a CDS encoding carbohydrate ABC transporter permease, producing MAATTVPEKTSRRHPGRRPAGPRSTAAGSGMSRRLRGNIQAYGFLVGALLCFGFFSWYPMVREFVMSFQRTRRGVTTWVGLRNFKTVYHDPYFWTAWRNTALFTLYALVIGFAVPFLVAILLNELRHARAYLRVLVYLPVMLPPVAGALLFKYFYDPEYGLFNHILKAVHLPTSQWLDSPHTALISVVIAATWMSMGSATLIYLAALQNIPGELYEAADLDGAGLLRKIWHVTVPQTRLVLSLMLLLQVVATMQEFTNVFLMAGGNGPQNSTTTVVYMIYQYGYHYDNFNGAAVLGLFLMLVLICFSGLYTRLSRNSD from the coding sequence ATGGCGGCGACGACCGTCCCCGAGAAGACCTCCAGGCGCCACCCCGGGCGGCGCCCCGCCGGCCCGCGGTCCACGGCCGCCGGCAGCGGCATGAGCCGCCGGCTGCGCGGCAACATCCAGGCGTACGGCTTCCTGGTCGGCGCCCTCCTGTGCTTCGGGTTCTTCTCCTGGTACCCGATGGTCCGGGAGTTCGTCATGAGCTTCCAGCGCACCCGGCGCGGTGTGACCACCTGGGTGGGCCTGCGGAACTTCAAGACCGTCTACCACGACCCGTACTTCTGGACCGCGTGGCGGAACACCGCGCTGTTCACCCTGTACGCGCTGGTGATCGGCTTCGCGGTGCCGTTCCTGGTGGCGATCCTGCTCAACGAGCTGCGGCACGCCCGCGCCTACCTGCGCGTTCTGGTCTACCTGCCGGTGATGCTGCCGCCGGTGGCCGGCGCGCTGCTCTTCAAGTACTTCTACGACCCGGAGTACGGGCTCTTCAACCACATCCTCAAGGCCGTCCACCTGCCGACCTCGCAGTGGCTGGACTCCCCGCACACCGCGCTCATCTCCGTGGTGATCGCCGCCACCTGGATGAGCATGGGCAGCGCCACCCTGATCTACCTGGCCGCCCTGCAGAACATCCCCGGCGAGCTGTACGAGGCCGCCGACCTCGACGGCGCCGGGCTGCTCCGCAAGATCTGGCACGTCACCGTCCCGCAGACCCGGCTGGTGCTCTCGCTGATGCTGCTGCTCCAGGTCGTGGCCACCATGCAGGAGTTCACCAACGTGTTCCTGATGGCCGGCGGCAACGGCCCGCAGAACTCCACCACCACCGTCGTCTACATGATCTACCAGTACGGATACCACTACGACAATTTCAACGGCGCCGCGGTACTGGGCCTGTTCCTGATGCTGGTGCTGATCTGCTTCTCCGGCCTCTACACCCGGCTCAGCCGGAACAGCGACTAG
- a CDS encoding carbohydrate ABC transporter permease, translating to MAEFTPQTRTLISSAALSRGRGKVVYWTVLSVVLVVFTLVFIGPLYWMATSGFKDVHEVVHNPPTLFPHHAHPANYKTAWTQLQLAKLLWNTVYYAFGALFFQLVFDVAAAYALSKLRPVLGNIVLGAMLITLMIPAAVLVVPQYMTVLDLPLLHVNLINHPWAIWLPTVANGFNIFLLKRFFDSIPEDLMAAAAIDGAGPLRTLWSVVLPMSRPILGVVSIFAVVNVWKDFLWPMLVEPDPTKQPINIGIQSLSQGVPENVLIAALAISAVPTLLIFLLFQRNIMSGLTAGSLKG from the coding sequence ATGGCTGAGTTCACCCCGCAGACCCGGACGCTGATCTCGTCCGCCGCGCTCTCCCGAGGCAGGGGCAAGGTCGTCTACTGGACGGTCCTGTCCGTCGTGCTGGTGGTCTTCACCCTGGTCTTCATCGGACCGCTGTACTGGATGGCGACCAGCGGCTTCAAGGACGTCCACGAGGTCGTGCACAACCCGCCGACGCTCTTCCCGCACCACGCGCACCCGGCCAACTACAAGACGGCCTGGACCCAGTTGCAACTGGCCAAGCTGCTGTGGAACACGGTGTACTACGCGTTCGGCGCGCTCTTCTTCCAGCTCGTCTTCGACGTGGCGGCCGCGTACGCGCTGTCCAAGCTGCGGCCGGTGCTGGGCAACATCGTGCTCGGCGCGATGCTCATCACGCTGATGATCCCGGCGGCGGTGCTGGTGGTCCCGCAGTACATGACGGTGCTGGACCTGCCGCTGCTGCACGTCAACCTGATCAACCACCCGTGGGCGATCTGGCTGCCCACCGTGGCCAACGGCTTCAACATCTTCCTGCTGAAGCGGTTCTTCGACTCCATACCGGAGGACCTGATGGCGGCCGCGGCCATCGACGGCGCCGGTCCGCTGCGCACCCTGTGGTCGGTGGTCCTGCCGATGTCCCGGCCGATCCTCGGCGTGGTGTCGATCTTCGCCGTGGTGAACGTCTGGAAGGACTTCCTCTGGCCGATGCTGGTGGAGCCCGACCCGACAAAGCAGCCGATCAACATCGGTATCCAGTCGCTCTCGCAGGGTGTGCCGGAGAACGTGCTGATCGCCGCGCTGGCGATCTCCGCGGTGCCGACCCTGCTGATCTTCCTGCTCTTCCAGCGCAACATCATGTCCGGCCTGACCGCGGGCAGCCTCAAGGGCTGA
- a CDS encoding glycoside hydrolase family 13 protein, which translates to MADTPQPEADENWWRGAVIYQVYPRSFTDGNGDGTGDLSGVRSRLPYLAELGVDALWFNPWYPSPMADGGYDVADYRDVEPVFGTLAEAEKLISEALALGIRTIIDIVPNHVSADHPWFGEALAGGPGSPARERFWFRPGRGEGGELPPNNWPSQFGGPAWTRTVDPDGTPGDWFLNLFDSRQPDLNWNHPDVRAEHEDILRFWFDRGAGGVRIDSAAMVWKDPLLPDLAEDPSAVPHPYIDHDELHDIYRGWRRIADSYPGGRILVGEVWLPDAERFARYLRPDEMHTAFNFDFLACPWEPARLRASIDTTLAAHAPVSAPATWVLCNHDVTRTATRYGRADTGFDFATKAFGVPTDLELGTRRARAAALLTLALPGSVYLYQGEELGLPEAEDIPTDRLQDPMYLRSGGTNPGRDGCRVPLPWAGDVPPFGFGPAGSAEPWLPQPADWAARTAEAQAADPDSMLSLYRAAVRLRAAEPGLGDGPMDWLDTPPEVLAFRRAGGFACVANLAADPAELPPHAELLLASGPLAEDGRLPRDTAVWLRL; encoded by the coding sequence GTGGCAGACACCCCTCAGCCCGAGGCCGACGAGAACTGGTGGCGCGGCGCGGTCATCTACCAGGTCTATCCGCGGAGTTTCACCGACGGCAACGGCGACGGCACCGGGGACCTCTCCGGTGTGCGCTCCCGGCTGCCGTACCTCGCCGAGCTGGGCGTCGACGCCCTGTGGTTCAACCCCTGGTACCCCTCGCCGATGGCCGACGGCGGCTACGACGTGGCCGACTACCGCGACGTCGAGCCGGTCTTCGGCACCCTCGCGGAGGCCGAGAAGCTGATCTCCGAGGCGCTGGCCCTGGGCATCCGGACGATCATCGACATCGTGCCGAACCACGTCTCGGCCGACCACCCCTGGTTCGGCGAGGCGCTGGCCGGCGGCCCCGGCTCGCCGGCCCGGGAGCGGTTCTGGTTCCGCCCGGGCCGCGGCGAGGGCGGCGAACTGCCGCCGAACAACTGGCCGTCGCAGTTCGGCGGCCCGGCCTGGACCCGGACCGTGGACCCGGACGGCACGCCCGGCGACTGGTTCCTCAACCTCTTCGACTCCCGGCAGCCGGACCTGAACTGGAACCACCCGGACGTGCGGGCCGAGCACGAGGACATCCTGCGGTTCTGGTTCGACCGGGGGGCCGGCGGGGTGCGCATCGACTCGGCGGCGATGGTCTGGAAGGACCCGCTGCTGCCCGACCTCGCCGAGGACCCGTCGGCGGTGCCGCACCCGTACATCGACCACGACGAGCTGCACGACATCTACCGCGGCTGGCGCCGGATCGCCGACTCCTACCCGGGCGGCCGCATCCTGGTCGGCGAGGTGTGGCTGCCGGACGCCGAGCGGTTCGCCCGCTACCTGCGCCCCGACGAGATGCACACCGCCTTCAACTTCGACTTCCTGGCCTGCCCCTGGGAGCCGGCCCGGCTGCGCGCCTCGATCGACACCACGCTGGCCGCGCACGCCCCGGTCAGCGCCCCGGCCACCTGGGTGCTGTGCAACCACGACGTGACCCGCACGGCCACCCGCTACGGCCGGGCCGACACCGGGTTCGACTTCGCCACCAAGGCGTTCGGGGTGCCCACCGACCTGGAGCTGGGCACCCGGCGGGCGCGGGCGGCGGCGCTGCTGACGCTGGCGCTGCCCGGCTCGGTCTACCTCTACCAGGGCGAGGAGCTGGGGCTGCCGGAGGCCGAGGACATCCCGACCGACCGGCTCCAGGACCCGATGTACCTGCGCTCGGGCGGCACCAACCCGGGCCGCGACGGCTGCCGGGTGCCGCTGCCGTGGGCGGGGGACGTGCCCCCGTTCGGCTTCGGCCCGGCGGGGTCGGCCGAGCCGTGGCTGCCGCAGCCGGCGGACTGGGCGGCGCGCACCGCCGAAGCCCAGGCGGCCGACCCGGACTCGATGCTCTCCCTGTACCGGGCCGCGGTACGGCTGCGCGCGGCCGAACCGGGTCTGGGCGACGGCCCCATGGACTGGCTGGACACGCCCCCGGAGGTGCTGGCCTTCCGCCGCGCCGGGGGCTTCGCCTGCGTGGCCAACCTCGCCGCCGACCCTGCCGAACTGCCGCCGCACGCCGAGCTGCTCCTCGCCTCGGGCCCGCTCGCGGAGGACGGCCGCCTCCCCCGGGACACGGCGGTCTGGCTGCGCCTCTGA
- a CDS encoding MFS transporter — MADDGKSTKNVPGASAHHVPEAIHRRRWAILTVLLFSLLVVVLDNSILNVAMKTIAQPAPIGLGSSQSQLEWAINSYTLVFAGLLFTAGLLGDLLGRKKVLLFGMFVFGAGSALSAFAGSSGELIAWRGVMGLGGAFILPATLAIIMNVFERDEQPRAIGIWAGVVGLAIAVGPITGGLLLQHFWWGSVFLVNVPIVAAGLVAMFLIVPDSKDPRPGRLDPVGVVLSIAGLVLLVYGIIKGGQYGDFTRPEVWTTSVGGVVVLAAFVWYEARCDHPALDVGYFRKRQFSASVAAIGLVFFSLMGVTFFIVFYTQSVRGYSALQSGLLLLPLAVAQMVFAPRARLLVDRFGARAVCTGGMALVGLSFIGFLLLGRHTGLWVLEVLFFLMGTAMAHVMPPATVMIMSSLPREKAGSGSAVNNTFRQVGGALGVAILGSLMSTVYRDQVKGHLSVVPPARRGAAAESIEATLGAAQRMGARGQVLVKPADDAFLHAMHVTAVASGAVALLGAVIALVFLPAKPPAAPTTGGAEERELAGAES, encoded by the coding sequence ATGGCCGATGATGGGAAAAGCACAAAAAACGTGCCGGGGGCGTCGGCGCACCATGTGCCGGAAGCGATCCACCGGCGCCGCTGGGCGATTCTGACCGTGCTGCTGTTCAGCCTCCTCGTGGTGGTGCTGGACAACTCGATCCTCAACGTGGCGATGAAGACCATCGCCCAGCCCGCTCCGATCGGACTCGGCTCCAGCCAGAGCCAGTTGGAGTGGGCGATCAACTCCTACACGCTGGTCTTCGCCGGACTGCTCTTCACCGCCGGGCTGCTCGGCGACCTGCTGGGCCGCAAGAAGGTGCTGCTCTTCGGCATGTTCGTGTTCGGCGCGGGCTCCGCGCTGTCCGCGTTCGCCGGCTCGTCGGGTGAACTCATCGCCTGGCGCGGCGTGATGGGCCTGGGCGGCGCGTTCATCCTGCCCGCCACGCTGGCGATCATCATGAACGTCTTCGAACGCGACGAGCAGCCGCGCGCGATCGGCATCTGGGCCGGCGTGGTCGGGCTGGCCATCGCGGTCGGCCCGATCACCGGCGGCCTGCTGCTCCAGCACTTCTGGTGGGGCTCGGTCTTCCTGGTGAACGTGCCCATCGTGGCGGCGGGGCTGGTCGCGATGTTCCTGATCGTCCCCGACTCCAAGGACCCGCGTCCGGGGCGGCTGGACCCGGTGGGCGTGGTGCTCTCCATCGCCGGCCTGGTGCTGCTGGTCTACGGCATCATCAAGGGCGGCCAGTACGGCGACTTCACCCGGCCCGAGGTGTGGACCACCTCCGTCGGCGGCGTCGTGGTGCTCGCCGCCTTCGTCTGGTACGAGGCCCGCTGCGACCACCCGGCCCTGGACGTCGGCTACTTCAGGAAGCGGCAGTTCTCCGCCTCCGTCGCCGCCATCGGCCTGGTCTTCTTCTCGCTGATGGGCGTCACCTTCTTCATCGTCTTCTACACCCAGTCGGTGCGCGGCTACAGCGCCCTCCAGTCGGGCCTGCTGCTGCTCCCGCTCGCCGTGGCGCAGATGGTCTTCGCGCCCCGGGCCCGCCTCCTGGTGGACCGGTTCGGCGCCCGCGCGGTGTGCACGGGCGGCATGGCGCTGGTGGGCCTGTCGTTCATCGGCTTCCTGCTGCTCGGCCGGCACACCGGGCTGTGGGTGCTCGAAGTGCTCTTCTTCCTGATGGGCACGGCCATGGCGCACGTGATGCCGCCCGCCACCGTGATGATCATGTCCTCGCTGCCGCGGGAGAAGGCCGGATCGGGCTCCGCGGTCAACAACACCTTCCGGCAGGTCGGCGGCGCCCTCGGCGTGGCCATTCTGGGCTCGCTGATGTCCACGGTCTACCGCGACCAGGTGAAGGGGCACCTCTCCGTGGTGCCCCCGGCCCGGCGGGGCGCGGCGGCCGAGTCGATCGAGGCCACGCTGGGCGCCGCGCAGCGGATGGGCGCGCGCGGCCAGGTGCTGGTGAAGCCGGCCGACGACGCGTTCCTGCACGCTATGCACGTCACGGCGGTCGCCTCCGGCGCGGTGGCGCTGCTGGGCGCCGTGATCGCCCTGGTCTTCCTGCCCGCGAAGCCCCCCGCGGCCCCCACCACGGGCGGCGCGGAGGAGCGGGAGCTGGCCGGTGCGGAGTCGTGA
- a CDS encoding TetR/AcrR family transcriptional regulator, translated as MSAPGTGTAVRRGRPRDAAVDVRVVDTVLRLIGEGASIADLTMEGIAREAGVAKATVYRRWAGKDALLLDVLAAIEPPPVARRSGSLRDDLVAAVEYIRLRGLAKRESGLMRSMMAQMESSPELWRRYRDTVVAARRRLLTDLLARGVAEGGIRPELGGDLDLLADMVAGPVLARATLRPDAPLPPDLAERVVDILLQGMRPHDRPRD; from the coding sequence GTGAGCGCGCCGGGCACCGGGACGGCGGTACGGCGGGGGCGGCCGCGTGACGCGGCCGTCGACGTCCGCGTCGTCGACACGGTGCTGCGGCTGATCGGCGAGGGCGCCTCGATCGCCGACCTGACGATGGAGGGCATCGCCCGCGAGGCCGGTGTGGCGAAGGCCACGGTCTACCGGCGCTGGGCCGGCAAGGACGCGCTGCTGCTGGACGTGCTGGCCGCGATCGAGCCGCCGCCGGTGGCCCGCCGGTCGGGGTCCCTGCGTGACGACCTGGTGGCCGCCGTGGAGTACATCCGGCTGCGGGGCCTGGCCAAGCGCGAGTCGGGGCTGATGCGCAGCATGATGGCGCAGATGGAGAGCAGCCCCGAGCTGTGGCGGCGGTACCGCGACACGGTGGTGGCGGCCCGGCGGCGGCTGCTCACCGACCTGCTGGCCCGCGGCGTCGCGGAGGGCGGCATCCGCCCGGAGCTGGGCGGCGATCTCGACCTGCTCGCCGACATGGTCGCCGGGCCGGTCCTGGCCCGCGCGACGCTGCGGCCGGACGCGCCGCTTCCGCCGGACCTGGCGGAGCGGGTGGTCGACATCCTGCTCCAGGGCATGCGCCCCCACGACCGGCCTCGCGACTGA
- a CDS encoding endonuclease/exonuclease/phosphatase family protein, with protein MWRRGIATAVLALVLTGLLVFHADLPNRVGNLGSLLETFLPWFGLALPPLLLTAVLRRSVTALVAVVLPTAMWLNLFGGLLTEKSAPGGDLTVVTHNVNAENHDPDGTAKDLVAAGADVVALEELPEDQVTRYAHDMAAAYPYHSVQGTVGLWSRYPLSGARPVDIKMGWTRAMRATATTPHGKVAVYVAHLPSVRVKFDAGFTATQRDAAADALGEAIAKEALPDVVLLGDLNGTMNDRALASVTSQMRSAQGAAGDGMGFSWPASFPMARIDQIMVKGIQPRSSWTLPRTGSDHLPVAARLELP; from the coding sequence ATGTGGCGGCGCGGGATCGCCACCGCGGTGCTGGCCCTCGTCCTCACCGGGCTGCTGGTCTTCCACGCCGACCTGCCCAACCGGGTCGGCAACCTCGGCAGCCTGCTGGAGACGTTCCTGCCGTGGTTCGGGCTCGCCCTGCCGCCGCTGCTGCTCACGGCCGTGCTGCGCCGCTCGGTGACGGCGCTGGTCGCGGTGGTGCTGCCGACCGCGATGTGGCTGAACCTGTTCGGCGGGCTGCTGACGGAGAAGTCCGCGCCCGGCGGCGACCTGACGGTCGTGACCCACAACGTCAACGCGGAGAACCACGACCCGGACGGCACCGCCAAGGACCTCGTCGCCGCCGGCGCCGACGTCGTCGCCCTGGAGGAGCTGCCCGAGGACCAGGTGACCCGGTACGCGCACGACATGGCGGCGGCCTACCCGTACCACTCGGTGCAGGGCACCGTCGGGCTGTGGAGCCGGTACCCGCTGAGCGGGGCGCGGCCGGTGGACATCAAGATGGGCTGGACCCGCGCGATGCGCGCGACGGCGACCACCCCGCACGGCAAGGTCGCCGTCTACGTGGCGCACCTGCCCTCGGTACGGGTCAAGTTCGACGCCGGCTTCACCGCGACGCAGCGCGACGCCGCCGCCGACGCGCTGGGCGAGGCCATCGCCAAGGAGGCGCTGCCGGACGTGGTGCTGCTCGGCGACCTCAACGGCACGATGAACGACCGGGCGCTGGCCTCGGTCACCTCGCAGATGCGCTCCGCCCAGGGCGCGGCCGGCGACGGCATGGGCTTCAGCTGGCCGGCGTCCTTCCCGATGGCCCGGATCGACCAGATCATGGTCAAGGGCATCCAGCCGCGCTCCTCCTGGACCCTCCCCCGCACCGGCAGCGACCACCTTCCCGTCGCCGCCCGCCTCGAACTCCCCTGA